Proteins encoded within one genomic window of Thunnus albacares chromosome 13, fThuAlb1.1, whole genome shotgun sequence:
- the slc47a1 gene encoding multidrug and toxin extrusion protein 1 — MEKLGSPEPADPSPGARPVAGVSVEGDEEATAVSSKLFRCACVRRWLPLAYREELYQVLRLTGPLLLSRILNFLLPFVITIFCGHIGNAELAGYALASATINLTTTPTGLGLALACDTLISQTFGGKNMKRVGVILQRSSLILLLFCLPCWGVLINSHNLLLIIHQEDEVARIAQLYVTAFLPAVPAMFLHQLQVAYLQNQGIILPQMYTAAVANVLNLGVNYILIVVFHLGVVGSAIANSLSQISICLLLYGYIRWKNLHKETWGGWSTDCLQEWGTYMKLAIPSVFMVCFEWWIWEVGGLLAGVLGEVDLAAQHVMAEIAAITYMFPLGIHAAACVRVGNALGAGDTARAIVTCKVTLVLTGVLAVFQGIVIVGYKPVVAYIFTSDENIVAIVSESLTVYMFLQFFDALLCVCTGILVGSGMQKIAALSNLVSYYCIGLPLGIALMFPAKLRILGLWLGIFICLILETVFFLILIFKLNWKKVTQKAQQRAGKKVLVTPKRPTSTLLSEAMLPDISDYPNTAQSDGEEAPRADGYNPVNIQDQELKAGHEAECNNTNVRDTKGDAEQSKNTSNTKPKVPLSVTQLILRRGSSALVSVLLLAVGIAFHIAIPTPEPSAQSRANFTLSWANDSTPTPLAPLELTPKPLSHL, encoded by the exons ATGGAGAAGCTGGGTTCCCCGGAACCTGCAGACCCCTCGCCGGGTGCAAGGCCGGTTGCTGGGGTTTCAGTTGAGGGAGACGAGGAGGCGACAGCGGTCAGCTCCAAACTCTTtcggtgtgcatgtgtgagacgTTGGCTACCACTGGCCTACAGAGAAGAACTCTACCAAGTCTTACGGCTCACGGGCCCACTG CTGCTGTCTCGGATTCTGAACTTCCTCCTGCCGTTCGTTATCACCATATTCTGCGGTCACATTGGCAATGCAGAACTGGCTGGATATGCACTGGCCTCAGCG ACCATTAACTTGACCACAACCCCAACAGGCTTAGGCCTTGCTTTGGCTTGTGACACGCTCATTTCTCAG ACATTTGGTGGTAAGAATATGAAACGTGTGGGAGTAATCCTCCAAAGGAGTTCAttgatcctgctgctgttttgtctgCCATGTTGGGGTGTTCTCATCAACTCTCACAACTTACTACTCATCATACACCAAGAGGATGAGGTGGCCAG AATTGCCCAGCTCTATGTGACTGCATTTCTACCAGCTGTTCCG GCCATGTTCCTGCACCAGCTGCAGGTCGCCTACCTACAAAACCAA GGGATCATTCTGCCTCAGATGTACACAGCAGCCGTAGCAAACGTTTTGAACTTGGGGGTCAACTACATCTTAATTGTCGTCTTCCATTTGGGTGTCGT TGGATCAGCAATCGCTAACAGCCTCTCTCAGATCAGTATCTGCCTGCTGTTGTATGGCTACATCAGATGGAAGAACCTCCACAAGGAGACATGGGGAG GCTGGTCCACTGACTGTCTGCAGGAATGGGGCACCTATATGAAGCTGGCTATTCCCAGTGTCTTCATGGTCTGCTTTGAATGGTGGATCTGGGAGGTTGGAGGTTTACTTGCtg GTGTACTCGGCGAGGTGGATCTTGCTGCACAGCATGTGATGGCGGAAATAGCAGCCATAACATATATG TTCCCTCTAGGTATCCATGCAGCTGCCTGTGTGCGTGTTGGGAATGCTCTGGGAGCCGGGGACACGGCCAGGGCCATAGTCACCTGCAAAGTGACACTCGTTCTAACAG GAGTGCTTGCTGTGTTCCAGGGTATCGTCATCGTTGGCTATAAGCCAGTCGTCGCCTACATATTCACCTCTGATGA AAACATTGTGGCGATTGTCTCGGAGAGCCTCACAGTCTACATGTTTTTACAGTTCTTTGACGCACTTCTG tgtgtctgCACAGGGATTCTTGTAGGATCTGGGATGCAGAAAATTGCTGCCTTGTCCAACTTGGTGTCTTACTACTGCATAGGTTTGCCACTGGGAATAGCTCTGATGTTTCCTGCCAAGCTCAGAATATTAG GCTTGTGGCTGGGTATCTTTATATGCCTTATCCTCGAGAcagtttttttcctcattctgaTCTTCAAACTCAACTGGAAGAAAGTCACACAGAAG GCTCAACAGCGAGCTGGAAAGAAAGTGCTGGTGACACCAAAGCGACCTACTAGTACATTGCTGAGTGAAGCGATGCTGCCTGACATCTCTGACTACCCTAACACA GCCCAGTCGGACGGGGAAGAAGCTCCCAGAGCAGATGGCTACAATCCCGTCAACATTCAGGATCAGGAGCTGAAAGCGGGTCATGAGGCTGAGTGCAACAACACAAATGTGCGAGATACCAAGGGGGATGCTGAACAGAGCAAAAACACCTCCAACACCAAACCTAAAGTGCCCCTTTCTGTCACTCAGCTGATTTTACGTCGGGGATCCTCTGCTTTGGTCTCTGTTCTCCTTTTGGCCGTAGGCATTGCTTTCCACATTGCTATCCCAACACCGGAGCCCTCAGCTCAGAGCAGGGCAAACTTTACCCTGAGCTGGGCCAATGACTCGACTCCCACACCACTGGCTCCGCTGGAACTGACCCCCAAACCTCTGAGCCATCTCTGA